From the genome of Archangium lipolyticum, one region includes:
- a CDS encoding CARDB domain-containing protein, protein MGRDIRWARALVASTLLGAVGCGETREQEAGPEEPGALVAAVGEGPDFFIQQVSAPPSVSSGVALRVGVTVCNRGGSSGDPGVVELVLSKDAIITAGQDLSVGSVQLATLVPGECAAREVLVTANVVSGSWFVGAIADRANWTSELSETNNTLAGGQVGVGSLPDFVIREVRGRASAQPGQPMPVSVVVCNQGTKPDSTSLSLMLSQDEAITTADQSISASVSAPTVNPGQCAQVSITGTVPSVPQGAWYLGAYADRSNVKPELIETNNGRGTLLGVGSRPDFVITEMKGIPKVVAPGDSFTPSITVCNPGTAAASTQVELFLSKDASLSRDQDLRVGSFPVSTLAPGACTSVPANVIATVPPPSQGELYLGAIVDPSNSIQELIESNNAFTTGTLAVGVRPDFVVAALTGPVSAMQGESLGATVTVCNQGQVGGATEVELYLSKDAVILPPAPVAGDGDIFVARASVDPLEPGQCRTLAVAGPVSFPYTFPDGEYRLGAIVDPRDTAPELLEGNNSRAGGLLRVGQGPDFAIREVSVPPSVKQGAPLSISLTMCNQGTVPDSSYVMLVLSPDARLSPPGFEIEQADQTLSYLSTGTLLPGQCVPVTTSVSAQSFGAEWYLGALIDPYNSSWELLESNNVSISGPLGVGDRPDFVVTKVVGPASARPGGPLTAAVTVCNQGTAGADTQVRLLLSSDPALSSQSGQMLTVAENAVGVLAPGACKALSMNGGAPSVEGPFHLAAIVDPFGSRQELIESNNTRVGGQLGLGHRPDFVVTEVTGPEVVRPGESFTASITVCNQGTVGMDTDVALLLSSNEAVIPPGTPAQDGDVYLGEAMGPLLPPGECGKVPVQATFLATSGLPPGEYHLSAIADPGEKRVELLESNNAFAGKRVGWGDAPDFIVKALTGSSLSRPGENFPVFISVCNQGTTSGDAEVLLVLSSDTVITGPRSPGGSDVSAGRASLGLLAPGQCVTHRLTSSIESFLPQGSWYLGAIVDPLDVQRELFERNNTRVGDMMGSGYGPDLIVKKVVGPANARPDALFTVSATVCNQGTQPGGSDVLFLLSEDEVLGMPGTSADFPLGSSGLNGLAPGVCASVSAQVRAPMSGVAWHLGAIVDPHNSLVELLENNNARVGEVMGIGDGPDFIVSKVSGPVNVRPGDTATLSATVCNQGTASGATEVMMLLSSSPAVASPTNPRGEWPTPLGTVPVRTLGVGECTTVSLRTPLPEGSWYLSAGADPLLTQGELIESNNFRVGGPLGVGTGPDFVIQEVSAPPSVFPGYSFSVSATVCNQGFVEGSTDVGFFASFDTVPGTPGPMQAEGDFFLGQSSYVFLGAGQCAQVPLSTSLPQELYEFPGTYNLGAVADVSNIQNELVESNNASGPVQVGVGFGPDFTVQEVSGPATVRSGASFHVTATVCNQGIQEGSTDVLFVLSSDPDISLPAGAQSPGGDVFLGNTPLGYLPPGQCVPVEWEVSTSLQGSWYLGAIVDPTNFQREFIESNNARAGVRMGFGDGPDFVVTQVSGPSSVRPGDAFTASATVCNQGHSSGSTDVALLLSRDEVILAPGTPLSEWDVVLASAGVGSLEPGQCSTVPVSAQASASFEGVWYLGAIADPANGQLEVLEHNNASSGGSIGIGSLPDFAVTAVTGPASRVPGALFTASVTVCNQGTVRGSTDLALLLSSDAVISLPGPQVGGDTLAGSAVVGPLEPGQCTPVAVSAQAPSLPDGTYHLGAIADPVDGVPEFLESNNAHAGALMGIGHAPDLIVTAVTGPVSARTDGSFTVSVTVCNQGTEWGHPQVAVFVSPDPVISGQGPSSDDIQVDSFFFGSLAPEHCDTVRVRADLNFVPEGTYTLGAVVDPDNEQLEFIENNNAHAGGQMVIGNQPDLVVQSVTGPANVELGSSFQALVTVCNQGTVPSITTEVLLALSADEVIAPPGYGDFWPSSTSSVGPLPGGQCVTVPVSAQASVAHGLSEGVYHLGAFIDPYERQPELSEENNARASGLFGIGVGTDFVVTAVTAPTSVEPWAELPVSVTVCNQGTRYGSASVDVVLSKDTTIDWPDSSGGDDFFLGSVFAYLSPGTCETRPLTSSVSVSVPEGVYHVGTLIRSGGREQELITSNDTYRGGRVGVGYQPDLVIEAVSLPARLQPGASISGSATVCNRGLQRASSHVVLVLFKDESPSVPFEPYGDVWLASGNTGPLPAGQCVPVEVSGSVPYLSGAWRMGAFVDPDGNTPEFFEDNNVFVSGEVSMGTGVDFAVTEVTGPASVRPGMSFDASITVCNQGDDAASTTVELVFSSDTSVHPSSQYPGDVYVSSATTGQMFPGQCRTIQLSDWTPSLAKGRWYLGGIVDPAGQHEELLESNNALVGGPVTVQ, encoded by the coding sequence ATGGGCAGGGACATCCGATGGGCCAGGGCCCTCGTCGCGAGCACGTTGCTCGGTGCGGTGGGCTGTGGAGAAACGCGTGAGCAGGAGGCCGGACCCGAGGAGCCGGGGGCCCTGGTGGCCGCGGTGGGCGAGGGCCCGGACTTCTTCATCCAGCAGGTGAGCGCACCGCCGAGCGTGTCGAGCGGAGTCGCGCTGCGGGTGGGCGTCACGGTGTGCAACCGGGGCGGTTCATCTGGCGACCCGGGGGTGGTGGAGCTCGTCCTGTCGAAGGACGCGATCATCACCGCGGGGCAGGACCTGTCCGTCGGGTCGGTCCAGTTGGCCACCCTGGTGCCGGGCGAGTGCGCCGCGCGCGAGGTGCTGGTCACCGCCAATGTGGTCTCGGGCTCCTGGTTCGTGGGGGCGATCGCCGACCGGGCCAATTGGACATCGGAGCTCTCCGAGACCAACAACACGCTGGCCGGTGGCCAGGTGGGGGTTGGCTCCCTGCCAGACTTCGTCATCCGGGAGGTGCGTGGGCGTGCCAGCGCGCAGCCCGGCCAGCCCATGCCGGTGAGTGTCGTGGTGTGCAACCAGGGCACCAAACCCGACAGCACGTCCTTGAGCCTGATGCTGTCTCAGGATGAGGCCATCACGACGGCCGACCAGTCCATCAGCGCCAGCGTGTCAGCGCCGACGGTGAATCCAGGTCAGTGCGCTCAGGTGAGCATCACCGGCACCGTCCCATCGGTTCCCCAGGGGGCCTGGTACCTGGGCGCCTACGCGGACCGGAGCAATGTGAAGCCGGAGCTCATCGAGACCAACAACGGGCGCGGCACGCTCCTGGGGGTGGGCTCCCGGCCCGACTTCGTCATCACGGAGATGAAGGGGATTCCCAAGGTGGTAGCGCCGGGTGACTCCTTCACCCCGTCCATCACCGTGTGCAACCCGGGCACCGCCGCTGCCAGCACCCAGGTGGAGCTGTTCCTCTCCAAGGACGCGAGCCTCTCCAGGGACCAGGATCTTCGCGTGGGCTCGTTCCCCGTGAGCACGCTGGCACCCGGTGCCTGCACCTCCGTGCCGGCCAATGTCATCGCCACCGTGCCCCCGCCTTCGCAGGGAGAGCTCTACCTGGGGGCCATCGTCGACCCCTCCAACTCCATTCAGGAGCTCATCGAGAGCAACAACGCCTTCACGACCGGCACGCTGGCGGTGGGAGTCAGGCCGGACTTCGTCGTCGCCGCGTTGACGGGGCCGGTCTCCGCGATGCAGGGCGAGTCCCTGGGGGCGACCGTGACGGTCTGCAATCAGGGCCAGGTAGGGGGCGCCACGGAGGTGGAGCTCTACCTGTCCAAGGACGCGGTCATCCTCCCGCCGGCCCCTGTGGCCGGTGATGGAGACATCTTCGTCGCCCGGGCTTCCGTGGATCCGCTGGAGCCGGGCCAATGCCGGACGCTCGCGGTGGCCGGCCCGGTGTCCTTCCCCTACACGTTCCCGGATGGGGAGTACCGCCTGGGGGCCATCGTCGATCCGCGCGACACTGCGCCGGAGCTCCTCGAGGGCAACAACTCCCGGGCAGGTGGGCTCCTGAGGGTGGGACAGGGGCCGGACTTCGCCATCCGCGAGGTGAGCGTGCCCCCGAGCGTGAAGCAGGGGGCGCCCCTCTCCATCTCCCTCACGATGTGCAACCAGGGAACCGTTCCGGACAGCTCGTACGTGATGCTGGTGCTGTCTCCCGACGCGCGGCTCTCCCCTCCCGGGTTCGAGATAGAGCAGGCGGACCAGACCCTGAGCTACCTGTCGACGGGTACCCTGTTGCCGGGCCAGTGCGTCCCGGTGACGACGTCGGTCTCCGCCCAGTCCTTCGGGGCGGAGTGGTACCTCGGTGCCCTCATCGACCCGTACAACAGCTCGTGGGAGCTCCTCGAGAGCAACAACGTGTCCATCAGTGGGCCCCTGGGGGTGGGAGACAGGCCGGACTTCGTCGTCACGAAGGTGGTGGGTCCGGCGAGCGCTCGGCCAGGAGGGCCCCTCACGGCGGCCGTCACCGTGTGCAACCAGGGCACCGCGGGGGCCGACACCCAGGTGAGGCTCCTGCTGTCGTCCGACCCGGCGCTCTCCTCTCAGTCCGGGCAGATGCTCACGGTGGCGGAGAACGCCGTGGGCGTGCTCGCGCCGGGCGCCTGCAAGGCGCTCTCGATGAATGGCGGTGCTCCCTCGGTGGAGGGCCCGTTCCATCTGGCGGCGATCGTGGACCCGTTCGGCTCCCGGCAGGAGCTCATCGAGAGCAACAACACCCGCGTGGGAGGCCAGCTGGGGCTCGGCCACCGGCCGGACTTCGTCGTCACGGAGGTGACGGGACCGGAAGTCGTGCGGCCGGGCGAGTCCTTCACCGCGTCCATCACCGTGTGCAACCAGGGCACCGTGGGGATGGACACCGACGTGGCGCTCCTGCTGTCCAGCAACGAGGCCGTCATCCCGCCGGGGACGCCGGCCCAGGATGGGGACGTGTATCTCGGGGAGGCCATGGGGCCACTGCTGCCGCCAGGGGAGTGCGGCAAGGTGCCGGTGCAGGCCACCTTCCTCGCCACCAGTGGCCTTCCGCCGGGGGAGTACCACCTGAGCGCCATCGCCGACCCGGGCGAGAAGAGGGTGGAGCTCCTCGAGAGCAACAATGCGTTCGCGGGGAAGCGGGTGGGGTGGGGGGACGCGCCGGACTTCATCGTCAAGGCGCTGACGGGATCATCGCTTTCGCGGCCGGGCGAGAACTTCCCGGTCTTCATCAGTGTGTGCAACCAGGGCACCACGAGCGGCGATGCCGAGGTCTTGCTGGTGCTGTCGTCCGACACCGTCATCACCGGCCCCCGGTCTCCCGGAGGCTCGGATGTCTCCGCGGGCCGGGCGTCCCTGGGCTTGCTCGCTCCCGGGCAATGCGTGACGCATCGGCTGACCTCGTCCATCGAGTCCTTCCTGCCCCAGGGCTCCTGGTACCTGGGCGCCATCGTCGATCCGCTCGACGTCCAGCGTGAGCTCTTCGAGCGCAACAACACGCGAGTGGGAGACATGATGGGGAGTGGCTACGGGCCGGACCTCATCGTCAAGAAGGTGGTGGGGCCGGCGAACGCGCGGCCGGACGCCCTCTTCACGGTGTCCGCCACGGTGTGCAACCAGGGCACCCAGCCCGGTGGCTCCGACGTGCTCTTCCTCCTCTCGGAGGACGAGGTCCTGGGCATGCCGGGCACTTCGGCCGACTTTCCGCTCGGGAGCTCGGGCCTGAACGGGCTCGCGCCGGGGGTATGTGCCTCGGTGTCGGCGCAGGTTCGTGCGCCGATGTCCGGCGTGGCCTGGCACCTGGGGGCCATCGTGGATCCGCACAACTCCCTGGTGGAGCTGCTCGAGAACAACAACGCCCGCGTGGGAGAGGTGATGGGGATCGGCGATGGGCCGGACTTCATTGTCTCGAAGGTGTCGGGCCCGGTGAACGTGAGGCCGGGTGACACCGCCACGCTGTCCGCCACGGTGTGCAACCAGGGCACCGCGAGCGGGGCCACGGAAGTGATGATGCTGCTGTCCTCCTCACCGGCCGTGGCTTCTCCGACGAATCCGCGGGGGGAGTGGCCCACCCCGCTCGGCACCGTGCCCGTGAGGACGCTGGGGGTGGGGGAGTGCACCACCGTATCCCTGCGGACCCCCCTGCCCGAGGGCTCCTGGTATCTGAGCGCGGGGGCCGACCCGCTCCTCACCCAGGGGGAGCTCATCGAGAGCAACAACTTCCGGGTGGGAGGGCCCCTGGGCGTGGGGACCGGGCCGGACTTCGTCATCCAGGAGGTGAGCGCTCCGCCGAGCGTGTTTCCGGGCTACTCCTTCTCCGTGTCCGCCACGGTGTGCAACCAGGGCTTCGTGGAGGGCTCCACGGACGTGGGATTCTTCGCGTCGTTCGACACGGTCCCCGGCACACCGGGGCCGATGCAGGCCGAGGGAGACTTCTTCCTCGGCCAGTCCTCGTACGTGTTCCTGGGGGCGGGGCAGTGCGCCCAGGTGCCGCTGTCCACCTCGCTTCCCCAAGAGCTCTACGAGTTCCCGGGGACGTACAACCTGGGAGCCGTCGCGGACGTGTCCAACATCCAGAACGAGCTCGTCGAGTCCAACAACGCGTCCGGACCGGTCCAGGTTGGCGTGGGCTTCGGGCCGGACTTCACCGTCCAGGAGGTGTCGGGTCCGGCGACCGTGCGCTCGGGGGCTTCGTTCCACGTGACCGCGACGGTGTGCAACCAGGGCATCCAGGAGGGCAGCACGGATGTGCTGTTCGTGCTGTCGTCCGATCCGGACATCTCCCTGCCCGCGGGAGCACAGAGTCCGGGGGGAGACGTGTTCCTCGGGAACACGCCGTTGGGCTACCTGCCACCGGGGCAGTGCGTTCCCGTGGAGTGGGAGGTCAGCACCTCGCTCCAGGGTTCGTGGTACCTGGGCGCCATCGTCGACCCGACCAACTTCCAGCGGGAGTTCATCGAGAGCAACAACGCACGTGCGGGCGTCCGGATGGGGTTCGGGGATGGGCCGGACTTCGTCGTCACCCAGGTGTCGGGACCGAGCAGCGTCAGGCCGGGTGACGCCTTCACCGCGTCCGCCACGGTGTGCAACCAGGGTCATTCGAGTGGCTCCACGGACGTGGCCCTCCTCCTGTCCCGTGACGAGGTCATCCTCGCACCGGGCACGCCGCTCTCGGAGTGGGACGTGGTGCTCGCGAGCGCGGGCGTGGGCTCGCTGGAGCCGGGGCAGTGCTCCACGGTGCCGGTGTCCGCGCAGGCTTCCGCCTCGTTCGAGGGGGTCTGGTATCTGGGTGCCATCGCCGACCCGGCCAACGGCCAGCTGGAAGTGCTCGAGCACAACAACGCGTCCTCGGGAGGTTCGATTGGCATCGGCAGCTTGCCGGACTTCGCCGTCACGGCGGTGACGGGTCCCGCGAGCCGGGTGCCGGGAGCCTTGTTCACCGCGTCCGTCACGGTGTGCAACCAGGGCACCGTGCGGGGTTCCACGGATCTGGCCCTCCTGCTCTCCTCGGATGCGGTCATCTCCCTGCCGGGGCCGCAGGTTGGGGGAGACACCCTCGCCGGGAGCGCGGTCGTGGGTCCGCTGGAGCCGGGGCAGTGCACTCCGGTCGCGGTGTCGGCTCAGGCCCCTTCCCTGCCCGATGGGACGTACCACCTGGGGGCCATCGCGGACCCGGTCGACGGAGTGCCGGAGTTCCTCGAGAGCAACAACGCGCACGCGGGTGCCCTGATGGGGATCGGCCATGCGCCGGACCTCATCGTCACGGCGGTGACGGGGCCGGTGAGCGCGAGGACGGACGGTTCCTTCACCGTGTCCGTCACGGTGTGCAACCAGGGCACCGAATGGGGTCATCCGCAAGTGGCTGTCTTCGTGTCTCCGGACCCGGTCATCTCCGGACAGGGTCCATCGTCCGATGACATCCAGGTGGACTCCTTCTTCTTCGGCAGCCTGGCGCCGGAGCACTGCGACACGGTGCGGGTGCGGGCCGACCTCAACTTCGTGCCAGAAGGGACGTACACGCTGGGCGCGGTGGTGGATCCGGACAACGAGCAGCTGGAGTTCATCGAGAACAACAACGCGCACGCGGGCGGTCAGATGGTCATCGGCAACCAGCCGGACCTCGTCGTCCAGTCGGTGACGGGGCCAGCGAACGTGGAGCTGGGGTCGTCCTTCCAGGCACTCGTCACGGTGTGCAACCAGGGCACCGTGCCGTCCATCACGACGGAGGTGCTGCTCGCGCTCTCGGCGGATGAGGTCATCGCGCCCCCGGGATATGGGGACTTCTGGCCCAGCAGTACGTCGTCCGTCGGGCCGTTGCCTGGAGGTCAGTGCGTCACGGTGCCGGTGTCCGCGCAGGCCTCCGTCGCCCACGGGCTGAGCGAGGGCGTCTATCACCTGGGTGCCTTCATCGATCCATATGAGCGGCAGCCGGAGCTCTCCGAGGAGAACAACGCGCGTGCGAGTGGTCTGTTCGGCATCGGCGTCGGGACGGACTTCGTCGTCACGGCGGTGACGGCTCCGACGAGCGTGGAACCGTGGGCGGAGCTCCCCGTGTCCGTCACGGTGTGCAACCAGGGCACCCGCTACGGGAGCGCGAGCGTGGACGTCGTCCTCTCGAAGGACACCACCATCGACTGGCCGGACTCGTCCGGAGGTGACGACTTCTTCCTCGGCTCCGTGTTCGCGTATCTGTCTCCCGGAACGTGCGAGACGCGGCCGTTGACGTCCTCCGTCTCTGTCTCCGTGCCCGAGGGCGTGTACCACGTGGGGACCCTCATCAGATCCGGAGGCAGGGAGCAGGAGCTCATCACGAGCAACGACACGTACCGGGGCGGCCGGGTCGGCGTGGGGTACCAGCCGGACCTCGTCATCGAGGCCGTGTCCCTCCCGGCGCGCCTGCAGCCGGGTGCTTCAATCAGCGGCTCCGCGACCGTGTGCAACCGGGGACTCCAGCGTGCCTCCTCGCACGTGGTGCTCGTGCTCTTCAAGGACGAGTCTCCCTCCGTGCCCTTCGAGCCATACGGAGACGTGTGGCTCGCCAGCGGAAACACCGGGCCGCTGCCCGCCGGGCAGTGCGTTCCGGTGGAGGTGTCCGGGAGCGTGCCCTACCTGTCGGGGGCCTGGCGCATGGGCGCCTTCGTGGACCCGGACGGCAACACGCCGGAGTTCTTCGAGGACAACAACGTGTTCGTGAGCGGCGAGGTGAGCATGGGGACGGGGGTGGACTTCGCTGTCACCGAGGTGACGGGGCCGGCGAGCGTCCGTCCGGGCATGTCCTTCGACGCCTCCATCACCGTGTGCAACCAGGGGGACGACGCGGCCAGCACGACCGTGGAGCTCGTCTTCTCCTCGGACACCTCCGTCCATCCGTCATCCCAGTACCCGGGGGATGTCTACGTCTCCAGTGCCACCACGGGCCAGATGTTTCCGGGGCAGTGCAGGACGATTCAGCTCTCGGACTGGACTCCCTCCCTGGCCAAGGGGCGCTGGTACCTGGGCGGAATCGTGGACCCGGCCGGGCAGCATGAGGAGCTCCTGGAGAGCAACAACGCGCTCGTGGGCGGCCCTGTCACCGTTCAGTAG